One stretch of Zingiber officinale cultivar Zhangliang chromosome 6B, Zo_v1.1, whole genome shotgun sequence DNA includes these proteins:
- the LOC121991179 gene encoding pectin acetylesterase 7-like: MFDPKSRAWIVPSLCLISLLISLEVDGSPAPLILLESAVAKGAVCLDGSPPAYHFSPGSGSGVNNWLVFMEGGGWCRNVTECVELTGNSGGSSKFMKELSFSGILGDNQKTNPDFYNWNRIMIRYCDGSSFTGDVEAVDPATNLHYRGGRVWHAMIDDLLAKGMNKAENALLSGCSSGGLASILHCDDFRSLLPSSVNVKCFSDAGYFIDVKDISGADSVKSLYTDVVNLHESEKFLPSSCNWRQGPSWCFFPQNVVPEMSTPLFILNSAYDSWQIRNILVPSSADPGQAWAECKLDIKKCSSSQLQTLQGYRSQFLRALPTSTSTGVFIISCYAHCQSGGPPTWQDVDSPMIENTTIAKAVGDWYNDRSAVRKIDCEYPCNSSCPNINNE; this comes from the exons ATGTTTGATCCTAAATCAAGAGCATGGATCGTTCCTTCACTCTGCTTAATCTCCTTACTGATCTCATTAGAAGTTGACGGAAGCCCTGCCCCATTGATTCTATTAGAAAGTGCAGTGGCTAAAGGAGCAG TATGTCTGGATGGAAGTCCCCCGGCATATCATTTTTCACCTGGTTCTGGTTCTGGTGTGAATAATTGGTTGGTTTTCATGGAG GGAGGAGGATGGTGCAGGAACGTTACAGAGTGTGTCGAACTAACAGGTAATTCCGGAGGCTCATCTAAGTTTATGAAAGAGCTCTCATTCTCAGGCATTTTAGGAGACAATCAGAAAACCAATCCTG ACTTCTATAACTGGAATAGGATCATGATTCGATACTGTGACGGCTCATCTTTTACTGGGGATGTAGAAGCAGTCGATCCA GCTACAAATCTTCACTATAGAGGAGGCAGGGTTTGGCATGCCATGATCGACGATCTATTAGCAAAGGGGATGAACAAAGCCGAAAAT GCACTACTTTCTGGTTGTTCATCAGGCGGGCTGGCATCCATTCTACACTGTGACGACTTCCGCAGTCTTTTACCATCAAGCGTGAATGTTAAATGCTTTTCTGATGCTGGTTACTTCATCGACGT GAAAGATATATCTGGAGCAGACTCTGTCAAGTCCCTTTATACTGATGTTGTCAACCTTCAT GAGTCGGAGAAGTTTTTGCCATCTTCTTGCAATTGGAGGCAAGGTCCAAGCTGGTGCTTCTTCCCACAGAATGTGGTGCCTGAGATGAGCACTCCTCTTTTCATACTTAACTCAGCCTATGATTCATGGCAG ATCAGGAATATTTTAGTTCCAAGTTCTGCGGATCCTGGACAAGCTTGGGCAGAGTGCAAGCTTGATATTAAGAAGTGTTCTTCATCTCAACTGCAGACATTGCAAG GTTACAGGTCGCAGTTTCTGCGAGCACTGCCAACCAGCACCTCCACAGGCGTGTTCATAATCTCCTGCTATGCTCATTGCCAGTCAGGAGGTCCGCCCACATGGCAAGATGTTGATTCTCCCATGATTGAAAACACT ACGATTGCCAAAGCTGTAGGGGACTGGTACAATGATCGGAGTGCCGTGAGAAAGATCGATTGCGAGTATCCATGCAACTCTTCATGTCCAAACATCAATAATGAGTGA